A window from Hemibagrus wyckioides isolate EC202008001 linkage group LG19, SWU_Hwy_1.0, whole genome shotgun sequence encodes these proteins:
- the LOC131370118 gene encoding mucin-2-like produces MAQHWIILGILVFFSGPFGFVSTQSTNVCKTFGSGVMQTFNTTMFHVKTTCPVIMTHFSHAGVDCFISVQRDPNGLMKRVEILVNKVATIVQNGILTVEGNSISLPYDHTYQKVYAFGIYTRLTSKVLPLSVTWYSLPESVTLLWVQLDRPLVEGMTGICGGRNISETQAELLDRNVIRNGICVTGDSQPVEDKICSDFKSNARECLGKRLSTFDHLCRQNMYINVNESAKCSFCEEFLHSCNYSYAQLSNLRSIISCKEHHCPGDLQYKDQGAAFPPTCSNPQLQTEFRTATCLPPNGLVLNDRVEGYHCVKVEDCPCVHRGRIYAPGEQRSTKCQTCECIKGKWICSANTCLTPCIIEGWFVTTFDGKQYSLPGTCTYVAARGLNWTITIRFSAMTIEEIYLDVYQERYIFSLKSVKLRENQIIATDLSQTEYVTVYWQSSMFVMVKTSFGMKMQVQVSPEVQMYLYLPKNVTATGLCGSNNNNTEDDFTTSSGIVENSAQPFALSWTLGDCTANHPYVCVNTDNEIFAEDKCSQLTNTSGVFAQCHEYVPVNSYFDACVRRTCQATSGLQERVCVGLGNYAKACASQGIIIGDWRAETGCTPSCESNLRFDYTMQACNHTCRSLSAPDPTCNMSDDPVEGCGCLHGTHLNTPLRCSPRALCHCNYPGGTTHPGPVVIDGHQCMCENGNLHCSDFCDCPHGQICVHCAQAPVNTVQRTCESLSKPSSSDESCISGCYCPPGQYADHRGNCVTQENCTCEFSGMVYATMQTVESNCKTCTCRGGHWDCKGDPCPGVCEVFGNGQYKTFDSKWYRFDGHCQYTLVEDIYGLFSINAESVPCCDEALTCSRSISVKLKDEVTLILSDMNVTQKLLNGWRFRAQSLYSVHTVGLYIIISVPELGLSVIWDKQTKVKIELQASWSGKVRGLCGDFDGKLINDLMTSSSTVVFSTLEFGNSWKTAVPPCSDVTQELFPCERHSYCAAWAERRCMILRSDTFKACHLKVDPAPYYQACVLESCSCDFEGKFLGFCTAVAAYADACTNQNVCIKWRTPDLCPIYCDYYNEEGQYSWHYEACPQQIKTCGKNNKFSGKLEGCYPQCPTDMPYYDENRRICTSLDKCTCYFNNTVVEPGAKVTTPTECCECIGGQLICQLCITSPTTTVTSKATSVPNTTVPKTTTTTNTPIITFKIITGTTSTSITKGQESNYTIIPEITITKTTKESTTTTPITTITTETTIITTTSTPEITTENDITTTITTERPITTSTQKITSVSETTTPSTPMSTKTRVMTTTTTPEVTPEESVSTTSLIRTSATTEAPSTTSTTEITTEEHKTTPTEIPVTTTVAPETTSDTTPEESTPLTTTSTVTETTVTTTTSTPEITTEEEKTTTTTPITTITTETPITTTTGTTVTTRTTSIISEESPSTTLLTTTTTETPITTSTTEITTNEPKTTAPLTITTFRTPLTTTSAVTETTVTTTTSTPEITTEEHKTTTTTPITTITTETPITTTTGTTIPTRTTSIISEESPSTTLLTTTTTETPITSTTEITTNELKTTSSDITPEESTFTTPVTTTSAVTETTVTTTTSTPEITTEEHKTTTTTPITTITTETPVTTMTGTTVPTRTTSIISEESPSTTLLTTTTTETPITTSTTEITTNEPKTTAPLTITTFRTPLTTTSAVTETTVTTTTSSPEITTEEHKTTTTTPITTITTETPITTMTGTTVTTRTTSTSIITEESPSTTLLTTTTTETPVTTSTTEITTNEPKTTSSDITPEESTFTTPLTTTSAVTETTVTTTTSIPEITTEEEKTTATTPITTITTETPITTMTGTTVTTRTTSIISEESPSTTLLTTTTTETPITTSTTEITTNEPKTTAPLTITTFRTPLTTTSAVTETTVTTITSTPEITTEEHKTITTTPITTITTETPVTTTTPAITVITATSLITTETSVTTSEPSLTTTESPITTSTSKITTVSEPTTPITATTTESPITTSTSKITTVSEPTTPITATTTESPITTSTSKITTVSEPTTPITATTTESPITTSTSKITTVSEPTTPITATTTESPITTSTSKITTVSEPTTPITATTTESPITTTTTSTPEITTEGTATPVTAFTTENTIPHNTACKDLIRNQTWPEGYEWTEDCFTKICKNNVIELRPLTCPTPVIPVCPRGIPQLVKDKQGCCDTWQCDCQCDVFGDPHYTTFAGQDFVFLENCTYVLVEERTPQYHLSISVDNYYCETSASCAKGIIVHYQNNTAILQVLEVPDEMPLIQTTLNEVTIKPPYQAYGFRFESTDAEIYIYIEDIRSYIFLSVWNTLQINLAMEYFFNNTQGQCGVCGGASCIRRNGSVESNNCCDKTAYEWIENDPLKPYCQQARQHVPCSSMKLLTTTISPSILTPFCTAPLCDLLRHQVFNACIGDIDVERLVSNCKFDYCVARNNASVCSPLERLAGHCKKMGICVAWRNLTSGICDIACPEGMILDECRSTPNDFCHGSERVPGRVLDAVISGCFCPENQLLAETHKKICVSECTNCKGPLGEPMPVGAIWESNCHMCTCDNQTRTEECWPKPPLPTPICSPGFALTSDCCNNQICVEKTCKYSGTIYKVGEMWRDPKSPCLTYHCTSEGTEIERTVCPQQICPEELRVWDEHHCCYSCNTTCGVSLSRMTFENCTQEVMLPTCEGNCASDSLWVRSGKDLQLEHKQFCCREKDYEIRPISLLCSGTTATQYTYKHITSCECQREV; encoded by the exons ATGGCTCAGCATTGGATCATTTTGgggattttagtgtttttttcag GTCCATTTGGTTTTGTCTCAACCCAAAGCACAA ATGTGTGCAAGACCTTTGGCAGTGGGGTCATGCAGACTTTCAATACGACCATGTTCCATGTGAAAACCACATGTCCTGTAATAATGACACACTTCTCTCATGCGGGAGTCGACTGTTTTATCTCCGTGCAGCGTGATCCAAATGGCTTGATGAAGAGAGTTGAGATTTTGGTGAATAAAGTTGCTACCATCGTTCAGAATGGCATTCTCACTGTGGAAGGAAACAG CATCTCTCTGCCCTATGATCACACCTATCAGAAGGTGTATGCGTTTGGCATTTATACCAGGCTTACAAGCAAAGTTCTGCCACTTTCTGTTACATGGTACAGTTTACCAGAGAGTGTCACTTTACTCTGG GTGCAACTGGACCGGCCTTTAGTGGAAGGGATGACTGGGATTTGTGGGGGAAGAAATATTTCAG aAACTCAAGCGGAGCTTCTTGATAGGAACGTCATTCGCAATGGGATATGTGTGACTGGCGATTCCCAACCAGTAGAGGATAAG ATTTGTAGTGACTTTAAATCCAATGCCAGAGAGTGCCTGGGCAAGAGGCTTTCTACCTTTGACCACCTCTGCAGGCAAAACATGTATATTAATGTAAATGAATCTGCAAAGTGTTCTTTCTGTGAAGAATTCCTGCATTCATGTAATTATTCATACGCCCAGCTATCAAACTTGCGAAGCATCATTTCCTGTA AGGAACATCACTGTCCTGGAGATCTGCAGTATAAGGATCAAGGTGCTGCCTTTCCTCCCACCTGCTCCAACCCCCAGCTTCAGACAGAATTTCGTACTGCCACTTGTCTTCCTCCAAATG ggttGGTCCTGAACGATCGAGTTGAAGGCTACCACTGTGTTAAGGTGGAGGACTGTCCTTGTGTGCACAGAGGGAGAATCTATGCCCCAGGAGAGCAGCGCAGCACAAAGTGCCAAACTTG TGAATGCATCAAAGGAAAATGGATCTGTTCAGCTAATACCTGTTTAACTCCATGCATCATTGAAGGATGGTTTGTCACTACCTTTGATGGCAAACAATATTCTCTGCCTGGGACATGTACCTATGTGGCTGCAAGG GGACTGAACTGGACTATCACCATCAGGTTTTCTGCTATGACTATAGAAGAAATATACCTTGATGTGTATCAG GAACGATACATCTTCTCCTTAAAGAGTGTGAAACTAAGGGAAAATCAAATCATAGCCACAGACCTGTCACAAACTG AATATGTCACAGTCTACTGGCAGTCTTCCATGTTTGTTATGGTCAAGACATCTTTTGGAATGAAGATGCAAGTCCAGGTTTCTCCAGAAGTTCAAATGTACTTGTATTTGCCAAAAAATGTAACAGCCACAG GTCTTTGTggatcaaacaacaacaacacagaagaTGACTTCACTACGAGCAGTGGTATTGTGGAAAACTCAGCTCAGCCGTTTGCTCTATCATGGACACTTGGGGACTGCACGGCAAATCACCCCTATGTATGCGTCAACACTGACAATG AGATATTTGCTGAAGATAAGTGCAGCCAGCTGACAAACACAAGTGGTGTGTTTGCCCAGTGCCATGAATACGTGCCCGTTAACTCTTATTTTGAT GCCTGCGTTCGGAGAACCTGCCAAGCTACCTCTGGCTTAcaggagcgtgtgtgtgttggcctGGGAAACTACGCTAAAGCCTGCGCCAGTCAGGGCATCATCATTGGTGACTGGAGAGCAGAAACAGGCTGCA CTCCTTCATGTGAAAGCAATCTGAGGTTTGATTACACCATGCAGGCTTGTAATCATACATGCCGCTCATTGTCTGCTCCTGACCCGACCTGTAACATGTCAGATGACCCAGTTGAGGGCTGCGGATGCCTACATGGCACCCACCTCAACACACCACTCCGGTGCAGCCCTCGTGCCCTCTGCCACTGCAACTACCCAGGTGGAACAACGCATCCAGGGCCTGTGGTTATTGATGGACACCAATG CATGTGTGAAAATGGAAATCTCCATTGTTCAGACTTTTGTG ACTGCCCACATGGACAGATATGTGTCCATTGTGCACAAGCACCAGTAAACACTGTGCAAAGGACATGTGAAAGTCTGAGCAAGCCATCT AGTTCTGATGAGAGCTGTATCAGTGGCTGTTACTGTCCACCAGGCCAGTATGCAGACCATAGAGGCAACTGTGTGACTCAGGAGAATTGTACATGTGAATTTAGTGGGATGGTTTATGCAACTATGCAGACCGTTGAGTCGAACTGTAAAACATG CACTTGCAGAGGAGGCCATTGGGACTGTAAAGGAGACCCATGCCctggagtgtgtgaagtgtttgGCAATGGACAATATAAGACCTTTGATTCCAAATGGTATCGATTTGATGGTCACTGTCAGTACACTCTGGTTGAG GACATCTATGGGCTCTTTTCCATCAATGCGGAAAGTGTGCCATGTTGCGATGAAGCTCTGACCTGCTCTCGCTCCATCTCTGTGAAACTCAAG GATGAAGTGACTCTGATCCTGAGTGATATGAATGTAACTCAGAAGCTCCTGAATGGGTGGCGCTTCAGAGCTCAGTCACTGTACTCTGTCCACACTGTAGGCTTGTACATCATCATCTCTGTACCTGAACTGGGCCTCAGTGTGATTTGGGACAAGCAAACTAAAGTCAAAATTGAGCTTCAGGCCTCTTGGAGT GGTAAAGTGCGTGGACTGTGTGGTGATTTTGATGGGAAGTTAATAAATGACCTGATGACGAGCAGCTCCACTGTAGTGTTCAGCACACTGGAGTTTGGGAACAGCTGGAAGACAGCTGTGCCTCCCTGTTCGGATGTGACCCAGGAACTGTTTCCCTGTGAACGTCACTCATACTGTGCAGCTTGGGCAGAGAGACGATGCATGATTCTACGCAGTGACACATTTAAAGCCTGCCATCTAAAG GTTGATCCAGCACCTTATTATCAGGCCTGTGTTCTGGAGTCATGCTCTTGTGATTTTGAGGGCAAGTTCCTGGGATTCTGCACAGCTGTGGCAGCATATGCTGATGCCTGTACAAACCAAAATGTTTGTATCAAATGGAGGACTCCTGACCTGTGCC CCATCTATTGTGACTATTACAATGAAGAGGGTCAGTACAGCTGGCATTATGAAGCATGTCCTCAACAGATCAAGACTTGTGGGAAAAACAACAAATTTTCTGGAAAGCTTGAAG GTTGTTACCCACAGTGCCCCACTGACATGCCATATTATGATGAGAACAGAAGAATCTGTACCAGTTTGGACAAGTGCACTTGTTACTTCAACAACACTGTGGTAGAACCTGGTGCTAAAGTGACTACACCCACTGAATGCTG TGAGTGCATTGGGGGACAACTGATTTGCC AACTGTGTATAACATCACCTACAACAACAGTGACATCAAAAGCCACATCAGTACCAAATACAACTGTACCtaaaactactactacaacaaacACACCTATTATAACTTTCAAAATAATAACTGGGACAACATCCACCTCCATCACTAAAGGTCAAGAGTCTAACTACACTATTATACCAGAAATCACCATTACTAAAACAACCAAAGAATCTACAACTACAACCCCAATAACAACAATTACAACAGAGACAACTATAATCACAACAACATCAACCCCAGAAATCACAACTGAAAATGAtataacaacaactataacaacagaGAGACCTATAACCACATCAACACAAAAAATCACATCTGTATCTGAAACTACAACTCCATCAACTCCAATGTCAACAAAGACACGTGTAatgaccacaacaacaaccCCAGAAGTTACACCTGAAGAATCTGTATCTACAACTTCACTTATTAGAACTTCAGCTACAACAGAAGCACCATCAACCACATCAACTACAGAAATCACAACTGAAGAGCATAAAACTACACCAACAGAAATACCTGTAACCACAACAGTGGCACCTGAAACAACTTCTGATACCACACCAGAAGAATCTACTCCACTTACTACAACTTCAACTGTAACAGAGACAACAGTAACCACCACAACATCAACCCCAGAAATAACAACTGAAGAAGAGAAAACTACCACTACAACCCCAATAACAACAATTACAACAGAGACACCCATAACTACAACGACAGGGACAACTGTAACCACCAGAACCACAAGCATCATATCTGAGGAATCTCCATCTACAACTTTActtactacaactacaacagagaCACCAATAACAACATCGACTACAGAAATCACAACTAACGAACCTAAAACAACAGCTCCATTAACTATAACTACTTTTAGAACTCCACTTACTACAACTTCAGCTGTAACAGAGACAACAGTAACCACTACAACATCAACCCCAGAAATCACAACTGAAGAACATAAAACTACCACTACAACCCCAATAACAACAATTACAACAGAGACACCCATAACTACAACGACAGGGACAACTATTCCCACCAGAACCACAAGCATCATATCTGAGGAATCTCCATCTACAACTCTGcttactacaactacaacagagaCACCAATAACATCAACTACAGAAATCACAACTAACGAACTTAAAACGACAAGTTCTGATATTACACCAGAAGAATCTACTTTTACAACTCCAGTTACTACAACTTCAGCTGTAACAGAGACAACAGTAACCACCACAACATCAACCCCAGAAATCACAACTGAAGAACATAAAACTACCACTACAACCCCAATAACAACAATTACAACAGAGACACCTGTAACTACAATGACAGGGACAACTGTTCCCACCAGAACCACAAGCATCATATCTGAGGAATCTCCATCTACAACTTTActtactacaactacaacagagaCACCAATAACAACATCAACTACAGAAATCACAACTAACGAACCTAAAACAACAGCTCCATTAACTATAACTACTTTTAGAACTCCACTTACTACAACTTCAGCTGTAACAGAGACAACAGTAACCACCACAACATCATCCCCAGAAATCACAACTGAAGAACAtaaaactactactacaaccCCAATAACAACAATTACAACAGAGACACCCATAACTACAATGACAGGGACAACTGTTACCACCAGAACCACAAGCACAAGCATCATAACTGAGGAATCTCCATCTACAACTCTActtactacaactacaacagagaCACCAGTAACAACATCAACTACAGAAATCACAACTAACGAACCTAAAACAACAAGTTCTGATATTACACCAGAAGAATCTACTTTTACAACTCCACTTACTACAACTTCAGCTGTAACAGAGACAACAGTAACCACCACAACATCAATCCCAGAAATCACAACTGAAGAAGAGAAAACTACCGCTACAACCCCAATAACAACAATTACAACAGAGACACCCATAACAACAATGACAGGGACAACTGTAACCACCAGAACCACAAGCATCATATCTGAGGAATCTCCATCTACAACTCTGcttactacaactacaacagagaCACCAATAACAACATCGACTACAGAAATCACAACTAACGAACCTAAAACAACAGCTCCATTAACTATAACTACTTTTAGAACTCCACTTACTACAACTTCAGCTGTAACAGAGACAACAGTAACCACCATAACATCAACCCCAGAAATCACAACTGAAGAACATAAAACTATCACTACAACCCCAATAACAACAATTACAACAGAgacacctgtaactacaacaaCCCCAGCAATAACAGTAATAACTGCTACATCATTAATTACAACAGAGACATCTGTAACCACATCAGAACCTTCTTTAACTACAACAGAGTCACCCATAACCACTTCAACATCAAAAATCACAACTGTATCTGAACCTACTACCCCAATAACTGCAACTACAACAGAGTCACCCATAACCACTTCAACATCAAAAATCACAACTGTATCTGAACCTACTACCCCAATAACTGCAACTACAACAGAGTCACCCATAACCACTTCAACATCAAAAATCACAACTGTATCTGAACCTACTACCCCAATAACTGCAACTACAACAGAGTCACCCATAACCACTTCAACATCAAAAATCACAACTGTATCTGAACCTACTACCCCAATAACTGCAACTACAACAGAGTCACCCATAACCACTTCAACATCAAAAATCACAACTGTATCTGAACCTACTACCCCAATAACTGCAACTACAACAGAGTCACCCATAACCACAACCACAACATCAACCCCAGAAATCACAACTGAAGGAACTGCAACCCCAGTTACAGCATTtacaacagaaaacacaatTCCACATAACACTGCTTGCAAGGATCTGATTAGAAACCAAACCTGGCCAGAGGGTTATGAATGGACGGAGGACTGCTTCACTAAAATTTGCAAAAACAATGTTATTGAGTTGAGACCTTTGACATGTCCAACTCCGGTCATACCTGTGTGCCCCAGAGGAATACCACAGCTGGTGAAAGATAAGCAAGGCTGTTGTGACACTTGGCAGTGTGACT GTCAATGTGATGTATTTGGAgacccacactacactacctttGCTGGACAAGACTTTGTGTTCTTGGAAAACTGTACATATGTTCTGGTGGAGGAAAGGACTCCTCAATACCATCTCAGCATCAGCGTTGATAATTATTACTGTGAGACTTCTGCTTCCTGTGCCAAGGGCATCATTGTGCATTACCAAAACAACACAGCCATACTTCAAGTGCTTGAAGTTCCTGATGAAATGCCATTAATACAA ACTACTCTGAATGAAGTAACAATAAAGCCCCCGTATCAAGCATATGGATTTAGGTTTGAGAGCACGGATGCAgaaatctacatttacattgaaGACATCCGCTCATATATCTTTCTCAGTGTATGGAACACACTGCAGATCAACCTGGCAATGGAGTACttctttaataacacacaggGGCAGTGTG GTGTTTGTGGAGGGGCCTCATGTATACGCAGGAATGGTTCAGTAGAGAGTAACAACTGCTGTGATAAGACTGCATATGAATGGATAGAGAATGATCCACTGAAACCATATTGTCAACAAGCCCGCCAGCATGTCCCCTGTTCCTCTATGAAACTCCTAACAACAACTATTTCTCCTAGCATATTAACACCATTCTGCACAGCTCCTCTCTGTGACCTCCTCAGGCATCA AGTGTTCAATGCATGCATTGGGGACATTGATGTGGAGAGGCTAGTGAGTAACTGCAAGTTTGATTACTGTGTGGCCCGAAACAACGCCAGTGTGTGCTCCCCACTAGAGCGTCTAGCTGGTCACTGCAAGAAGATGGGTATTTGTGTGGCCTGGAGAAATCTCACCAGTGGAATTTGTG ACATTGCTTGCCCTGAAGGAATGATTTTAGATGAGTGCCGGAGCACCCCAAATGATTTCTGCCATGGCAG TGAGCGTGTTCCGGGAAGAGTTTTGGATGCAGTGATATCTGGTTGTTTTTGCCCTGAAAACCAGCTACTTGCTGAGACACACAAGAAGATCTGTGTATCTGAATGCACCA attgtAAAGGCCCACTGGGAGAACCCATGCCG GTTGGGGCAATATGGGAATCAAATTGCCACATGTGTACATGTGATAATCAGACTCGGACAGAAGAATGCTGGCCAAAACCTCCACTTCCAACTCCCATATGCAGTCCTGGCTTTGCTCTCACCTCTGACTGCTGCAACAACCAGATATGCG TTGAGAAGACCTGCAAATACAGTGGAACAATATATAAG